One window of the Pyrus communis chromosome 17, drPyrComm1.1, whole genome shotgun sequence genome contains the following:
- the LOC137721949 gene encoding uncharacterized protein — MERQFEVGDSVYLKLVPYQLQTLSPHSYHKLQPRYYGPYEICEKAGNVAYKLNLPSSTKIHPVFQQTLTLVQPASASELLPLNEPSNALSLPTWAIHVSSVVEWITAMALVWQYGEKSGFESWKGLSWGCLMVYVPLLGGALCACTWHFFYNSESLEVLVALQAALTVIGNATMCIAAYRIYRSSERSKNL; from the exons ATGGAGAGGCAATTTGAAGTTGGGGATTCTGTGTATCTAAAATTGGTTCCTTATCAGTTGCAGACCCTATCTCCTCACAGCTACCATAAGCTTCAACCACGATACTATGGACCTTATGAGATATGTGAGAAGGCTGGGAATGTGGCCTATAAATTGAACCTGCCATCAAGCACAAAAATTCACCCTGTGTTTCAG CAGACCCTGACCCTCGTCCAACCCGCCTCAGCTTCTGAGCTGCTGCCCTTGAATGAACCCTCCAATGCCCTCTCGTTGCCCACCTGGGCCATTCACGTGTCCAGCGTCGTCGAATG GATAACAGCAATGGCGTTGGTGTGGCAGTACGGGGAGAAGTCCGGGTTCGAATCTTGGAAAGGGCTGTCGTGGGGATG TTTAATGGTGTACGTTCCCCTGCTTGGTGGAGCACTATGTGCATGCACATGGCATTTCTTTTATAACTCCGAGTCTCTTGAG GTGTTGGTGGCCCTTCAAGCAGCTCTGACAGTTATAGGCAATGCCACAATGTGTATTGCTGCATATCGTATTTACAGATCATCCGAACGCTCCAAGaatctttga